The nucleotide sequence GGTCAAGGTCGCGTTCTTCCGCAAGGGGATCGCCTGCACCCCGGACACCATCGACCGGGTGGTAGGGCCGCAGGAGATCCACGAGATGATCACCCGGGTCGGCGAGTTATTGCCGGCGCTCGCCGGCACCTGCCTGCAAGCGGCGACCTGCATGTACTCCAACACACCCGATCAGCATTTCGTCATCGCACGACATCCGTACTGCCCAGCGGTGACCGTGGCCTGTGGATTCTCCGGGCACGGCTTCAAGTTCGTGCCGGTGGTCGGCGAGATTCTTGCCGACCTGGTGACCGAGGGCGCTACCAGCCAACCGATTTCGCTGTTCGACCCGCAGAGGCTGGTGACCGTATGACCGCTGTCCGGCAACCCTCGGCCTTGCTGCCCACCCTGGGCGGGGCCTATTACACCAGTGCCGCCGTGTTTGCCGCCGAGCAACAGCACGTGTTCGAAAGCATGTGGTTTTGCGTCGTGCGCGCGGCCGACCTGAACGAGCCGGGGCAATTCAAGGCCGTACAGGTGGGACGCGAAAGCGTGCTGCTGGTGCGGGGGCGGGATCGACGGCTGCGCGCCTTTCTCAACATCTGCCGGCATCGAGGTGCGCTGCTGTGCACCGAGCCCGAGGGACAGGTGCGCCGGAATCTGCGCTGCCCCTACCACTCCTGGACCTACGGATTGGACGGCACCCTGATCGCCGCCCCCAATATCGCGGAACTGACCGACACCGACGGAGCGAGCATCGACCGGCACCGCTATGGCCTGGTCGCGGTGGCATTGCGGGAGTGGCTGGGCTATGCGTGGGTCTGCCTGGCCGAGGATCCGCCGTCGTTCGAAGACGACGTCGTCGGGTCGGTCACGGCGCGACTCGGCGACGTGAGCGCCATAGACACCTACCGGATCGAGGCGTTGCAGGTCGGGCGGCGTGTCAGCTATGACGTCGCGGCGAACTGGAAGTTGATCGTCGAGAACT is from Mycobacterium marinum and encodes:
- a CDS encoding aromatic ring-hydroxylating oxygenase subunit alpha, with the protein product MTAVRQPSALLPTLGGAYYTSAAVFAAEQQHVFESMWFCVVRAADLNEPGQFKAVQVGRESVLLVRGRDRRLRAFLNICRHRGALLCTEPEGQVRRNLRCPYHSWTYGLDGTLIAAPNIAELTDTDGASIDRHRYGLVAVALREWLGYAWVCLAEDPPSFEDDVVGSVTARLGDVSAIDTYRIEALQVGRRVSYDVAANWKLIVENFMECYHCATIHPELTRVIPEFARGQAAQRSVGRGAEFGSAVAGFTVDGRAGFTALPGIRPEQDRRYFAITVKPTVFINLVPDHAIIHRMFPIAADRTIVECDWLYAPEVAAAGDIAHSVELFHRVNEQDFDACQRTQPAMSSRAYRTGGVLVPAEHHIAEFHQWVIARIGTPAVTG